One stretch of Psilocybe cubensis strain MGC-MH-2018 chromosome 6, whole genome shotgun sequence DNA includes these proteins:
- a CDS encoding HEAT repeat-containing protein 5B: protein MSGEPVIIEDINESELLGENGEVYLFQWLSSTEKRLESVGLADLKPKQSDLEKVFVKAISAADSYPPPGRAIRNVIGRCLVTLYTRGESRSMFDTMQSFLRLVGDFKTPDKDVVKIAAFSCIGDLMAVFGSQVMSFMAEISAVTIKTYKSSTSPLLRYHALVALSKSLTTAKRAVTDATCKDIVKQAKSALTDKSLAVQRAACQILIAMYTTSDSLSLTPSEVDSIVSQSVKSLESGDQATRHAHAQLVGHILASTQIERVVPTPQAPQKSTKDGTPEQADDGISSSIAAAEVTKAMFTPQEMFLHLSTHFNKPNATRKTRIGIFDFYAALLTKLGITFVESNFSLIVAHLVSDIASNPRSNSNRYEILFTRSLVGILLRDLVGTRMLSEQGQITAIQEMATAYLKRWPAMMPGQVAPSSTVLVIVLREVAGLLQQLGNAPPPVQNALAEPLVTLLSHPSHTVRVTASWALRCFCHSTPLRLPKTILTVMDKLQRDLSSLTNPNSAAEVPLRALGHAYGLAALVSIIPQRPLYVSYDVSAKVLDMATQLLKRAGEHDVKVAAVEVEVAWTLIASLMSLGPNFVRPHLPQLLVLWRNALPKPTTKDSTTNAGRSIHEWLFLLHVRESALGAILCFLENNASTLVTLDVARRIASLLSNALSFANNFISQNVEDPTETQVSLVPRKGLNLREREALLRRRVHQCFTALGFSSIAESTQMVLLQSVITLFASPDGYAGSSVQAAIASSSGTFSSVWQSTDGYAYGVTFNEVIDFGGIETGSDLAQGASDYLNRDTVEVSIDALNRRPVFGACEHDPLSLCQTKQSDTEFQLLEPPPPATSVVDTAIELFAKLLPLQDLSSTVKVVTQLLESVRSPKLERNAGRKSAVFINATVALVLALRQATTSHFRQAKETFGQSQITSLLSPFLLEAVIDGDLVLRSAGSESLGRLASLSGTNYLTNAIKNLVDQVVNNRNPSGRAGCALAFGSIYSHVGGLAAGPLLKTTVNVLMSLINDPHPVVHFWSLNALARVINAASLAYAPFVSSTLGMLLKVYLTESHEKEGGSLSNSNISGDLPAYPIVCQIIDSVITVLGPDIQESSRTRALVQSLVHEFSLEDDEGICVEAIKCIQHFLMFAPEHTDIPNLVKQFRGHLSSSRRPLKLASINALYQLVQKDALSMSKLGGDRLVEDLFGMLDDDSSVQGVRNVISSWLQQTVIYNPSAWIDLCQRIMARTTASQQVADAASRQNMRDDEGESLNVGLSQDSKAGGRGHLTSRWRTQLFALQCLHDICVTVSSSGRREHLNAIFARNQNIPTSGLLFSRVSDLIKMAFTASTAYVTEIRLAGLVMLRDVIEIFAASPDPAYDDALLLEQHQAPITAALTPAFSSDSTPEILASAVDVCAVFVGCGVVKDVSRMGRILKLLITGLEQSKDSGMLSLGDAGELSPNASAMLRISTLSAWAQLQVSSTQQSYLENVVKPYRSTLCSLWIASLRDYASIRIDSEFLHDTSSVVDSSYSSLGKEVLLPYYSRSWSIILQAVATAMQAGDPHILAAMDGREYDEKKVDLITSTDRKEPTAFFFVVFGLVYEALATSSADSSSTTPARQLGVISALQALKCLVKPEYSGAAIMEPTIFEEFISLCYRMGMTEAAAVQIHLVEMLAVFAASQSSTTPGSDVLSLTSPRVHCLRICAHILKQSTSLSRASAAQSQVADRIALLSTCLSAFTSIAASITSSQREDVRGVASLLYNDLLKDESSELDLVGPTLPALKGLLDLPVGNDPEDKDRYSKLVHSLLSACLHNIDNMRGRHGAISTKKVKNNMLAAVLILTVIPSWAKVGGAVVEHGCYLISQKLLDADEMSLTAAHCAKTLILASSSGNGMLLQCARLLIPGLIEFIAKMAPLVHDGSLSDSQSAAISEVWKAFATLFTSTAEDNRPRLLGVFLPTISLVLANTPPPQPIAASITTQTISQLLSFATTSPLAFKEALGKMDVSTRELLEQCIRRAVGNSSTGSSQPAAKPQISLRSF from the exons ATGTCAGGAGAACCCGTAATTATTGAAGATATTAATGAG TCAGAACTTTTGGGAGAGAATGGCGAGGTTTACCTGTTTCAATGGCTATCCTCTACGGAAAAGCGATTAGAAAGTGTCGGATTG GCAGATCTCAAGCCAAAACAATCAGATTTAGAGAAAGTGTTTGTCAAGGCCATATCTGCAGCAGATTCGTATCCACCACCTGGACGCGCGATTCGCAACGTAAtcggacgatgtttggttaCCCTGTATACCCGCGGAGAGTCAAGATCAATGTTTGATACGATGCAGTCGTTCTTGAGGCTCGTTGGTGATTTCAAGACTCCCGACAAGGATGTCGTCAAGAT CGCTGCGTTCTCTTGTATTGGGGACCTAATGGCAGTTTTCGGATCTCAA GTTATGTCGTTTATGGCCGAAATATCTGCTGTCACCATCAAAACATATAAATCCTCGACT TCCCCTCTTCTTCGATATCATGCGCTTGTGGCTTTATCTAAATCTTTAACGACGGCGAAACGAGCCGTGACGGATGCAACTTGCAAGGATATCGTGAAACAGGCAAAGTCAGCTCTCACGGACAAATCATTGGCTGTACAGAGGGCTGCCTGTCAG ATTCTGATCGCCATGTACACTACCAGCGATTCATTGAGCTTAACACCGAGCGAGGTGGATTCTATCGTTTCACAATCTGTGAAAAGTCTGGAGTCAGGAGATCAAGCTACACGACACGCTCATGCCCAACTTGTCGGCCACATTCTCGCGTCAACACAGATCGAGAGGGTTGTCCCTACACCTCAGGCTCCTCAGAAGAGTACAAAGGATGGAACACCGGAACAGGCTGACGACGGGATTTCATCATCGATTGCTGCAGCGGAAGTGACAAAAGCGATGTTTACCCCGCAAGAAATGTTCCTTCACCTTTCTACTCATTTTAACAAACCAAACGCAACTCGCAAAACAAGAATTGGAATATTCGACTTTTACGCAGCCCTACTAACCAAATTGGGTATTACTTTTGTTGAATCGAACTTTTCGCTCATTGTGGCGCATTTGGTGTCCGACATTGCATCGAACCCGAGGAGCAACAGTAATCGCTATGAGATTCTATTCACTCGATCGTTGGTTGGAATTTTGCTCCGCGATTTGGTTGGAACCCGCATGTTAAGCGAGCAGGGGCAGATAACTGCCATCCAGGAGATGGCAACTGCTTATCTCAAGCGTTGGCCAGCGATGATGCCTGGACAGGTGGCACCGTCTTCCACAGTTTTGGTGATTGTCCTCCGCGAAGTTGCCGGCCTGCTACAACAACTTGGCAATGCCCCGCCTCCTGTCCAG AATGCACTCGCAGAACCGCTTGTTACGCTACTTTCACATCCCAGCCATACTGTTCGAGTAACAGCGTCATGGGCGCTCCGATGTTTCTGCCATTCAACGCCGCTGCGCTTGCCGAAGACAATCTTGACGGTGATGGATAAGCTCCAGAGAGACTTGTCGTCGCTAACAAACCCCAATAGCGCCGCCGAAGTTCCACTCAGAGCACTCGGTCATGCGTATGGTTTAGCCGCACTTGTTTCCATCATCCCACAGCGTCCGCTGTATGTCTCATACGACGTTAGTGCCAAAGTACTTGACATGGCCACTCAACTCCTCAAGCGAGCAGGAGAGCACGATGTCAAAGTAGCCGCAGTTGAAGTCGAGGTCGCATGGACACTGATTGCATCGTTGATGTCACTCGGCCCCAACTTTGTCCGCCCGCACCTACCCCAACTTCTTGTCCTATGGCGAAATGCACTTCCTAAACCAACGACTAAGGATTCGACAACCAATGCGGGCCGCTCAATCCATGAGTGGCTATTTCTTTTGCATGTGCGGGAAAGTGCTCTGGGGGCCATCTTATGTTTCCTGGAGAATAACGCTTCCACCCTTGTTACTTTGGATGTTGCCCGCCGTATCGCTTCTCTCCTCAGTAACGCCCTTTCATTTGCCAACAATTTCATCTCTCAAAACGTGGAAGATCCCACCGAGACCCAAGTGTCTTTGGTCCCCCGCAAAGGTCTAAATCTCCGAGAACGCGAAGCACTCCTTCGACGCCGCGTCCACCAGTGTTTTACTGCACTAGGATTCTCAAGTATTGCGGAATCCACACAAATGGTGTTGTTGCAATCGGTAATCACCCTTTTTGCAAGCCCGGATGGTTATGCAGGTTCATCCGTACAGGCTGCGATTGCTTCATCATCCGGGACGTTCTCATCTGTTTGGCAAAGTACAGATGGGTATGCATATGGTGTTACCTTCAATGAAGTTATCGATTTCGGTGGCATCGAGACCGGCAGTGATCTTGCGCAAGGAGCAAGTGATTATCTCAATCGCGATACTGTCGAAGTCTCTATTGATGCATTG AATCGTAGACCTGTCTTTGGTGCATGCGAACACGACCCCTTGTCACTTTGCCAGACCAAGCAATCGGACACCGAATTTCAACTTCTTGAGCCTCCTCCCCCTGCCACTTCTGTCGTCGACACAGCCATCGAGTTATTCGCCAAACTTTTGCCCCTCCAAGACCTCTCTTCAACCGTCAAGGTTGTCACACAACTCCTGGAATCGGTTAGATCGCCCAAGTTGGAAAGAAACGCTGGCCGGAAATCCGCCGTGTTTATTAATGCCACGGTTGCTCTTGTCCTTGCCTTGCGTCAAGCAACGACCTCGCACTTCCGTCAAGCTAAAGAGACGTTTGGACAGAGTCAAATCACTTCCTTGCTATCACCTTTCCTGTTG GAAGCTGTCATTGACGGCGACCTCGTTCTTCGATCCGCTGGCAGCGAATCTCTTGGGCGGTTAGCCAGTTTGTCTGGCACAAATTATCTGACGAATGCGATCAAAAACCTTGTCGACCAAGTAGTCAACAATCGAAATCCCAGCGGACGAGCTGGATGTGCATTAGCATTTGGCTCCATCTACAGTCACGTTGGAGGACTTGCCGCCGGTCCATTGCTGAAAACTACGGTCAATGTCCTCATGTCGCTGATCAATGACCCTCATCCTGTTGTCCACTTTTGGTCTTTGAATGCCCTTGCGCGCGTCATCAATGCCGCCAGTTTGGCGTATGCCCCTTTCGTCTCAAGCACCCTTGGCATGCTACTCAAAGTATATCTTACGGAATCGCATGAAAAGGAGGGAGGGTCTCTTTCCAACTCGAATATCAGTGGCGACCTCCCTGCGTACCCAATTGTCTGCCAGATCATCGATTCCGTCATCACGGTTCTCGGTCCCGATATCCAAGAATCTTCCAGGACAAGGGCACTGGTGCAAAGCCTTGTCCATGAATTCTCTCTGGAGGATGACGAGGGTATATGTGTTGAAGCAATCAAATGCATCCAACATTTCCTCATGTTTGCCCCTGAACACACTGACATTCCTAACCTTGTCAAACAATTCAGGGGTCATTTGTCATCGTCACGCCGGCCCCTAAAGCTTGCTTCAATCAATGCACTGTATCAACTTGTGCAGAAAGATGCTCTATCTATGTCGAAACTTGGAGGAGATCGATTAGTCGAAGATTTGTTCGGGATGTTGGATGACGACTCGTCAGTACAGGGTGTGCGTAATGTGATTTCAAGTTGGCTGCAGCAGACTGTCATCTATAACCCATCAGCGTGGATCGACCTCTGTCAGCGTATTATGGCTCGTACAACTGCCTCACAGCAAGTCGCTGACGCCGCTAGTCGCCAGAACATGCGAGACGATGAAGGCGAGTCTCTCAATGTCGGCTTGTCCCAAGATTCGAAGGCTGGTGGTCGAGGTCACCTGACCTCTCGGTGGAGGACACAGTTATTCGCCCTTCAGTGTCTACATGACATCTGTGTCACTGTTTCTAGCAGCGGAAGGCGCGAGCATCTTAATGCAATCTTTGCACGAAACCAGAACATCCCTACATCTGGCTTGCTTTTCTCGAGAGTGAGCGATTTGATCAAGATGGCATTTACCGCTTCTACTGCATATGTCACCGAGATCCGTTTAGCTGGACTAGTCATGTTGCGAGACGTTATCGAG ATTTTCGCAGCCTCGCCAGACCCGGCATATGACGATGCACTCCTTCTCGAACAACATCAAGCACCAATCACGGCCGCCCTTACACCCGCGTTTTCATCTGATTCCACCCCCGAAATTTTGGCGTCTGCTGTTGACGTTTGCGCTGTTTTCGTAGGGTGCGGTGTTGTGAAGGATGTTAGTAGAATGGGTCGTATTTTGAAACTCTTAATTACAGGCTTAGAACAATCTAAAG ATTCCGGCATGCTTTCACTTGGAGACGCTGGTGAACTAAGCCCAAACGCATCGGCGATGTTGAGAATCTCGACCTTATCGGCATGGGCGCAGCTACAGGTCTCGAGCACACAACAAAGTTACCTGGAGAATGTGGTCAAGCCTTATCGTTCAACTCTTTGCTCGTTGTGGATTGCATCCCTTCGGGATTATGCAAGCATCAGAATCGACTCGGAATTTCTACATGACACATCCTCGGTCGTTGATTCTTCCTACTCAAGTCTCGGAAAAGAGGTGTTACTTCCT TATTACTCAAGATCCTGGTCCATTATCCTGCAAGCTGTTGCAACTGCCATGCAGGCAGGTGATCCCCACATCTTAGCCGCTATGGACGGAAGAGAGTACGATGAAAAGAAGGTTGATTTAATTACCTCCACGGACAGGAAGGAACCTACTGctttcttctttgttgtATTTGGCCTCGTTTACGAAGCCTTGGCCACGTCGTCGGCggattcttcttcaactACACCAGCCAGGCAACTTGGCGTCATTTCAGCCCTCCAAGCCCTGAAATGCCTTGTCAAGCCCGAGTACTCCGGTGCTGCAATCATGGAACCCACAATTTTCGAAGAGTTCATTAGTCTTTGCTATCGGATGGGAATGACTGAAGCAGCTGCGGTTCAAATCCATCTAGTCGAAATGCTTGCCGTTTTTGCAGCTTCGCAGTCATCGACAACTCCAGGATCCGATGTCCTCTCGCTCACTTCGCCTCGTGTGCATTGCCTGCGGATATGTGCTCACATTCTGAAACAATCGACATCGCTCTCCCGTGCCAGTGCCGCAC AGAGTCAAGTTGCCGATCGGATTGCTCTATTGTCTACTTGCCTATCAGCATTCACATCCATCGCTGCTTCTATCACCTCCTCACAAAGGGAGGATGTCCGTGGCGTGGCCTCTCTACTATACAACG ACCTATTGAAGGATGAGTCTTCTGAGCTGGACTTGGTGGGACCAACCCTTCCGGCTCTTAAAGGTCTTCTTGATCTTCCTGTCGGAAATGACCCCGAAGACAAAGATAGATATTCAAAACTTGTTCATTCTCTGCTATCTGCTTGTCTTCACAACATTGATAATATGCG TGGCCGGCATGGGGCGAtctcaacaaaaaaagtGAAGAATAATATGTTAGCGGCCGTTCTTATCTTAACCGTTATTCCCTCATGGGCAAAAGTTGGTGGTGCTGTCGTTGAGCATGGATGCTACTTGATTTCTCAAAAACTTCTCGACGCCGACGAG ATGTCTTTGACAGCGGCCCATTGTGCGAAAACACTTATACTGGCGTCATCGTCGGGAAATGGGATGCTTCTTCAATGCGCACGACTTCTTATTCCGGGTCTAATCGAGTTCATTGCCAAAATGGCTCCATTGGTTCACGATGGTTCGCTCTCTGATTCTCAGTCAGCTGCCATAAGTGAAGTATGGAAAGCATTTGCGACGTTGTTCACATCGACGGCTGAAGATAATC GTCCACGTTTACTCGGAGTATTCTTACCGACCATTTCCCTCGTTCTGGCAAACACGCCCCCTCCGCAGCCAATCGCAGCTTCAATAACCACGCAGACAATTTCACAATTGCTGTCATTTGCGACAACGTCACCCCTGGCGTTCAAAGAAGCCCTGGGAAAGATGGATGTCTCTACACGTGAACTTCTCGAGCAATGTATTCGTCGCGCTGTCGGTAATTCCTCAACTGGCAGCTCGCAGCCCGCGGCCAAACCACAGATATCTCTGAGATCATTTTAA